From the genome of Pleuronectes platessa chromosome 12, fPlePla1.1, whole genome shotgun sequence:
CCTGCAGCTGCACCACACGTTGTTCGTGCCAATTTTTCTGTTtgctacttttttttaattcctgtgGATAAATGACCTAACGTAGAAAGACTGACGTCATACTCAGACATTCAGAGAATTCTTTCAAGGAAAATAATTCCAATAAAAATCATTGCGGTAACGTTGCAGTTCACTAAAAGTGTGAAGTACAAGCAGGGCCGCAGCTGAGAACCCTGAGGTCCTATGGGAGAACGTGGCTGTTAGGCAACAAGCGGAGAGTTTACATTGTTGTGCACATGGTGAGAATTTGACTGGTTGATGTCAGTATTTTTAAACCCAACTCACTGCATTATATATCTCCAATAACACAAAGGTTGAAACAAATTATCACAATATCCCACCACAGCTTGATTCTGGTGAGAAGAAGAAGGCTTTAAATGAATTGTCTTCATTGGGAGTCTAAgaaatcgtgtgtgtgtgtgtgtgtgtgtgtgtgtgtgcgtgtgcgcgcggGTGGCGTGCATGTTTGTACAAAACAGTgactcactgatgtgtttttaatagttttggATCAAGAATGGAGCTCAGTGACAGAGGAATCAGATGTATCAGGCTCtggacacacaaaacacacacacacacacattctgttctcCTGTAAAGTCCAAAGATAGAATCAATGTTTATATCTAATTTTCAATTCTTTTATTTATCCACAAACGTAAAAACAATTCCTCCTCCACTAAACAAACTATCGTGGGTACATGTGCAGCCTTTCTCAGACAGATGGGAGAAGTCACATCTGGAACATTCCACAGTGTAGATACTTGATTGAGCTGTGAACCCGGTCCACTGTGCAGACAACAGTTAGGGGCGACACAGCAACTTTTAAGGTTCATGATGAATCCAACATATATTCAATCAGAGCTGAGACTCATGTTTCATGGTGCAGATTGCTGCAGACAGCTGTGTGGATTTGAAGCATGAACGAAGCTCAGCAGCTTTTCATGCAACGAGTTCACACCACAAAGTGTAGGGAAGCAGTAAGACATCACTGCTGAGTGAAGTCATGGCTGAGTACTTCCTGCTCACGCTGAGTCTCCATTGAATTGATGGCGTCATTCTGAAGTGGTGCATTTTCAGAGCCTTTGTTCCAGTTCAGTCACTTTATTCATGTGTCGTGGAGAAACTGATGCAGCAGAGCTCATACATACTCTGCTGATACAAACAGGTGAAGGGCAGCAGCTGTAACTGCAGCACCAGAGATACTCattctcagacatgaactccagagaatgtctgcCATATCGGGTGTgaactttctctggagtttgcctttctcaacacagcaggagattgtccactCAGACGCTTTCACATCCACACTTAAATCCCTGTGTGGAAGCGTTGAGGTGAGGGTGGAGCAgtaggcagaggcaggaagtaacaTATCAATtaaattacatgtttttgtttacagtactATACCACTTTTCTAAcctcagacatttgttttcttttttagttttgcGTCTGTCGCGTGTTGGAAACATCAACACACCCTCTCACTCGCAGTAAATCCTCCAGAGGATCTCCTTCTCACTTTGGCTCATTCAGTCATATTAGGGGGAAGCCCAGAGAAACTCCGCAGAAAGTCTGAAGCCTCTCACTCGGTATTGGGTTCttacatacagcccctctggagaatgtctggagattatccggagttcagtgcatgtgtgaaagcaggtGAGCTCCAGCAGAGCTTATTAAGTGCTGCAGTGTGTTTATCAGCAGGTCTATGTAGGTTATGGGATATGACGTGTTCATTAAGCGCTGCAGTAAATCAACAATGCTGCTACATGCTGCCATTCAACGAAGATAAACCAGCTTCAATCTCTCTCCAGCATGTGCATGACATCTGGGTGCTGCGCTGCACCTTCGTGGTGGAGTTCAGAAGTTTTTACTCCCATCAACACAATGTTAGTGGATTTTTCCAAATCGATTCACAGTTGTAGAATATAACCCccttttccttatttttcttGCAGTAGCTGTTCCTTCGTAATGTTGCctccttttttttcattcagtccatAAGACTTCCTCTTCACTTTTTATCTGGTTGAATCTTtgaatcacaatttgcctcctGAGCAAAAAACAGGACTCTTTGGCAGCAGCACTCTGAAGGAATCACACTTCAAATAGATGTTGTCCAAAGTGCTGTACATTTGCTGGTCTTCACATGTACACAGGGATGATTCAGTTGTTGCATTTCAGCTTTTTACCTGCTGCGGTTTCTCTACATAGAAAGGTGTCGACCCTCTTGCATGCTGACTGTCTTGTGTACAGTGACATCTACCCTGACAGACCGGTCGGGACTAACTTACCGTTTTAATACCAAATGTGTGACCGTGAGTGTGTAGATGTGGAGCCTAGCCTCCATTCACAGTGGCCCTGGACTCATGTTTCatgttaatgttatttattgaactaggtgaaggagagagggatgtttCCCGCTGACgtagctgcagtgtgtgtatgtcagcTAGGTAACACTACAGCCTTATAGAGCCACCGACGTGACACATTTTGTAAAGCTGTGGGTTTATTTGTCGTATGGGATTCTTAGATATATCAGCTGACAGGAAATTACAtgaatataatatgtatatatatatatatataaatatatatatataaatgaaaattaatgttctttttattatgtaataaataaaatgtaaagaaagtcctcattttgttttttttgttgattcttTTCCAAGCACTCTTAAAAGTTGAAGCTAAGCTTTAGGTTTCACTAAGAGTCTTAAGTGcctgcctctgattggtcagtggcACAGGCCAAGAGATCCATTGCTACACCTGCATTGAAGGATCATctacatcatcttcatcacatccatctCCTTAAAAGAAAACTATTTCGTTAACCAAATAAATGATTTGTAAAACCCCTGAATCAGCTGGAAACCCTCACCTTTGCTACAGTTATTATAATCATACAAACTTTATTATGTGAATTATGTgctttaacaaacacaaacacctaaCCAGGATCACAGTGGACATTAAACACCCCACTGCTTATTGTGTAACTTATACAACTGATAGGCATTTCTTGACGTCAGAATAATGCCCATTACATGCTGTTTATCCTTTGAGGTTGCATGCGGAGCTGGAGCCGATCCCAACTGACGTTGGGTCAGAGAGGGGcttcaccctggacaggtcccCACTCCATCCCAGGGCCGATCTACACAGACCAACAACCATTCACTCACACCTAGACTCAATTTAGAGTCTAATAACTCCAATCTgcttgtctttggactgtgggaggagtcaggaggaaacccacacagacacagggaggacatgtaaactccacacagaaaggcgGCAGAACCAAGAACCCTACTACCCGTTAGGCGACAATGTAAATCACCACACCGCCGTTCCACCCCCTCAGAATAATGTGCAGTGGCGGTTCTACATGGAATTGCGCCCCGGGCGAGACCCCTTCCAAGTTTTTGAACACcgtctcttgtttgtccctgaccggctgctgcacgtgaacgagctctgatctcactgtgtgggcagtgttgccaactcctcagtaaggaaagtagctattggctgtcctaaaagtcgtcatcgcctaatttgcataatgtaatggttgctataggacgtacagaaagtgagaaaaaatcAGCCcaaatatgtttagaacttaaaataagcttttttCTACAGAAGCGTATATTCcattcacttcacaaaaaaattattctgtttatctgggataattatctcggaaattCCGAGACAAATgcccaaaaagagaaaaaagaaaagtgaatacaatacgcttccgtattcttctgttgattcattttttttttttatcttgccatttaaataggccatcacttctaaaaataacttcatgactttaatgctgtatccaGACCCACATACAccgcgttccacattattatgcaaattggatttaagggtcataaacattcattttttagtttttgaattaaACTGTGTCTCAGGGCTATTTGGATGATTGAAATCAATCTCAGACACCTGTGATAATTAGTTTTCCAGGTGAGCCCAATCAAAGGAAAAATACTTAAGAAGgatgttccacattattaagcaagctacatgtttcaggcaaaatggggaagaaaaaccatctctctgctgctgaaaagcagcaaatagtgCAATACCTTGGTCAAGGTATCACAACATTGGATATTTCCAAAAGAATTGCGCGTGATCATCGGACGGTGAAGAaatttgtcactgattcacagcacaagcgggttcgttcagacaaaggcaaaataagGACGATTTCTGCCAAACAAATGCGTAGGGTTAAGAGAGCAGCCACTAAAATGCCATTGAATAGCAGCAAACAGGTGTTTGAAGCCGCTGGTGCCTCTGGAGTCTCGCGAACTTCAAGATGTAGGATGCTCAAGAGGTTTGCAAGTGTCCTTAAACCTGTTATTCGGCCACCCCTAAACCAAGCTCACAAGCAAAAAAGGTTGCAGTGGGCTCAGGACTACATGAAGACTAACTTCCAAACTGTTTTGCTTTCGGATGAGTGCCGTGCaacccttgatggtcctgatggatgGAGTAGAGGATGGTTGGTGAATGGccaccatgtcccaacaaggcTGAGAcatcttgaaactttgaaactcaGAAACTCTGCATAATAATTTGGAACactgcattttgagtttttcatttttgaaaaaaatactgttatcATTGGGAGGGTTGttcaataaaatttgaattatacTCTAACAGTTGATGACTTGAAAATTATACTGACTGGCTGTGCATTACTATTTAGGAAAATCTGAGCAAAGtgtaatttgcataataatgaggaacgcggtgtacataaatcgattttgccctgtattgttaaatgttagaatatcaaatttaatcaaaaggctgttatgtggggtggaGCTTCTAGCTTtaggtccaaccctcctcctgtGATGTGTGCCGCACGACGGCACTGCAGGacgatttgcactgcaggacgatgtgcgccgatgtgcgctgcaggatgatgtgcgcagcaggatgaggtgcgctgcacgatgatgtgcagtgatgatgatatgatatgcgccgcaggatgaagtgcgccgcaggatgatgtgcgccgcaggatgatgtgctccgcaggatgatgtgcgccgccggatgaaGTGCGACGCAGGATGATGCGTGCATGCGGCACGAtgatgcgccccgcaggatgatgCCAGCACACAATGATGCGCGCAGGATGATgcgcgatgtgcgccgcaggatgaagtgcgccgcaggatgatgtgctttGCAGGAtcatgtgctccgcaggagatgagctccgttccaggatgatgtgcgccgcaggatgaagtgcgctgcaggatgaagttcgcagcaggatgatgcGTGCATGCAGCACGATGATGCGCACCGTAGGAtgatgcgccccgcaggatgatgCCAGCGCACAATGATGCGCGCAGGATGATGcgcgatgtgcgctgcaggatgaagtgcgccgcaggatgatgtgctccgcaggagatgagcgccgaTGTGAgttccaggatgatgtgcgcagcaggatgatgtgcgcagcaggatgatgtgcgccgcaagatgaagTGCgacccaggatgatgtgcaccacacgattatgtgcgcctcaggatgaagtgcgctgcaggatgaagcgcgccgcaggatgatgtgcgccgcacgatgatttGCGGGGCAGGATGATGCACAgcatgatgatgtgcgctgatgatgtgcggcgccgcaggatgatgtacggtgatgatgatatgccgcCCCCCACGTGACAGGAGAAGGTGCTAATGTGGgttcatttattctttcattCTTCTGTATAAACTGCTTTATTTCAGGTGTTCACTTCTGTGACATCTGGGCAAATGGAAGTGATATCTCCTGACATCTTATCTCAGAACAGCTGTCTGTCCCATTAAAGATGAGACGTTGGCTTCTGCCTTCGTTTTGCAATGTGCTGCCCTCTTGTGGCCACAGCAGGCCATTAGAATTGAGGTTAAGTAGCAGCCCATGCGTTTATCGGCTCTGTAAGTTTTGTAGATGAAGCTTTGGCTGGGTCTTTCTAGGCAGAGGGGAGAGCAGTCATCTGTGAATAACCCTAAAATCAGCTGACTGGCTCCACCACACTACAGACCCAGGGTTCAAATTGACCAGAATTTCTCCATCATTCAGAGGATCTGAAGGCTGACCACCATTTTCACACATTGGGACGATAAGGACAAGCTACCATAATGTTAAGTTACAGCACTGTCAACAGCCACATGTAGACCACCTGTGGTGCCCCAGTTGGGGGGAGTGGGGTTGTCTGAGGCTGCACGTCAATGCAGAAAGTGCCATTGAATGATCACAAAAGTAAAACCATGGAAGCTTCGCTGGTGGTGAACCAGAGTGTGGCAGAAGTAAAGTGTCTCTCTATCTACTCATTCCACCAATGTCTGAATGTGAAACACATATATGTCGAGAGCAGTTCATCCTCTCACACTCGTACAGAGTATTGTTAAGGAGCCAAAGAAGTGCAGTGTGCAACTTGTTGATTTGGACATGTGCCACTTCCTCATTCCCTCAGGCCAACACTGTCCCACCAGATCATCCTGATAATTAGACTGATTTCATTTCAACATATcaatgactgacacacacattctgggGTGTTGCTTTTGCTGATCTCCGTCATGTCAGCGACATTCATAGGATTATATTTTCTTTAGCGATTTCTCTACGAGGTAAAAGGACATGTTTGTGAGATATTACTTCCAAGCTTGATATTGAGTTGAATTAATGGATCTCTAATTTCGGAGAGTTGTTAACTTGGGTCTTAACATTGaacagtaaacagtgaaaaAGATAATGATGACGCTGGCATATTATAAGTGAGGCAGGTCTTGATGTCTGAGTACATCTCTGGTGTAAAACATTTGGGTTTTTATTTCAAAGCAAAATGAGaaccacattttttttatttatttttttagtaaACTAACTGTATCAGAAACTACAGAGgccaggaaaaaaaactgttatattTGTACATGGAATGTAAAAACATCGGTGAAAGAAGGAACCATAACAGCAAACTGTACGGATTTAAGTTATCTAATCTAGAAATAATGCAATCTCTTGAAGGGACAGTGGAACATAAACGTGAACAACACTCCactcacaaatatttttttttttattcctcattAACCAAGACAGATCCAAAATCCCTACTGTCACCTATCTACACCATCAGCAACAAACAACACTTAGAAAAACAAATGCCTGAAACAGGACTCCTCACTTGGCGTCCAGCTTTGCCATTTCCTGAAGGTATATTCCGATGCTCTCACTGTCAAACAGaacaaagtaaatgtttttcagggaggagctggtggACGACACGAAATGGTTGGAGATGGCCTTGAGGATGAGCTGGGCGGCGGTTTGCTTTGGGAAGCCGTTCCTGCGGGAGACATTCAACAGAGCTGTTAGGTCAGTGTGTGCAGAGCTGTAGAAGCTGATGTTAGACACAGGACACGTTTTAACAGCGATGAAGAGGATGTGCAGCTGAAGAGCAGCTGTCAGAAATGATGTGAAGTGTCACGATGAGCAGACGGATTACAGATGGAGCTGCATCTGCAACTATATGACTAAATATGACAAACGCTGGTCATAGCTGCAGGAGGCAGTTTCATAAAGTGGCCGAAAGACTGGAACTATCTGCGCAGTCCCAGTTATCAGATTTACATCCTTGTGTGAACGAGTGGACGTTCAGACTGAAAGCAGCTCCTCATCCTGGGAGTCCAGCTACACCAACAgatctgtgttttcactttgaaacaAGACAATCTCTGTCCAGATAAGTAGTTTTGTTCTGTATCAGAAATAATCCCCATCCATACTAACACTACTGAAAACATATATCACAAGACCCTTCACATGCTGTGGTCAACAGCAAGTCTACTCTGCAGTAAGAGGAACAGCAACGGATTTCTTTATTTGGACAAACAATGAGGAGTTGTCTGGACGCCTAGTGTAAGATaaccttgtttttatttgaaaacataGAAGTGTACAAATAAGCATCTCTGCtgatcagacacacaggggTTGAGGTGTCTGAGGTGTGTTGGATGAGTGAGGCGTgtcagagtgaagctcaccgtCCAGCAGGAAGTGAAGGGAAAGCTACAGACTTgagcttcttctcctctgctgctgagagaCAGTTCTTTACCGTCTTCTCCAGCTGGTCTTCACACTTCTCCGAGCCCCACTGAGGGACGTTGCAGTGGATGACAAAGCGCGCTGCCATCCCGTTGGCCTGGCTCACTGCCACTGCAGGGGGCGAACACACAGAAACTCCAGTTTGACAACGACTTTTAGATCAGAGCTATTTCATTCATCAACTTTATTACATTAGTCCTAAATCCTCTTTAATCCTAAATGGATTTGCCTTTAACAAATCAAAGTTTTCAAAATTGTTGAACGTGACGGTTTTTCATGCAACAGTTTTGTCCTTAAATACACGAGGAATGcaagtgtgtgtcagtcattaagttgaatagtttttctttatttagaaGGTTCCAGCCTGAGTGAAATGGCCCAGGAGAATCTCAGTGGCTGCCAGGTTAAGAGCTGAGAAGAGTAAACGATAATGTGTATTTCTATGGAGCTCTTCCGGTCTTCTCAACTACTCaatgctttacagtacaagtcacattcacccattcacattgcatttatttgcagcacttcctctatcacacatcaatcATCACAGACGTCAGGGTCAGTATTTTGCCCAGTGGCACTTCAACACGTTGGTAGgcaacccgctctacctcctgagccacagctgccccacTTTGTCCAGTATTCAGTTTGTCTTGAACGTCAACTCTGCTGAAAAGTCCTGctgtttccaaacttctttcatttcacagtTGGAAATGGTTGCATTTGTATTACAGAGGACTAAAGAGGAATCCTGGCCTGCAAGGCTTAGTATTTGTTCTGAAATGCAGAGTCAATTATGGGACCTTAAATAAACAGGTGTTAGTCTTTCTAAACTACTGTGCATCCAATCAGTTCAGTTTTTCCGTTAGTCAGCAAACagcatttttatttcaataaaacagCTATGTATATGAGAGGTTTcacttttctatttctattaatTTAGCAAACAAGTTCCAATCAACAACAGTACAAAAGGTCTATTAAAAAGGTGAAGAGGCCTGAATACTTCCTGAAGCTGCTGTGGCTCTTCATTAAAAGCAGACACCACACAGCACATGTTTTGTACCTGATGTCACCTCCAAGGGCCCCTGTGCTTTccgcagctccttcactccatcCAGGAACTCCCGGCCTCCAGCCTTCTCCAGAGCGTTGCCTACACACGGAGCACAGGAGCAGGTGAGCACAAAACCATGATAGAAAACGTTCTCAATAAAAAACAGAATCCACAAGAACATCGTCCTCACCAACTCCGTCCTTGAGGTCCATCTCTGCATTTGTCGGGTTGATTATTCCTTCCACCTTGATTGTTCCGATTTTACTGATTTCACTCTCTGTTAGTGAAAGCTGTGGATTCACGACATTAACCACACAGTGAGTTTTCTTGATCTGTCTGCATTATACATGTTGAAGATTAGTGTCGACTGATAATGCACATCACCTTTTGTCCCAGGAAGAGGCTCTTCGCTGACAGGATGGTGAATCCGTCTCCAGGACCGTCCTCAGCTGTGGAGTTTGGTACAGACTCTTTGTCGTTGTCTGTGCTCTTTGGCAGATGTGCACAAAGTAATGAACATTAATACAACCCTACCTGCTAACTGATACACTTACATTCTGGAGCTGGCTATCAAAGTTGAGAACCAACTGAAATAGGTTTTTAGCACTGAGTACAAGTATCTGGAATCAACAGATGACATTCAACTCTGGTCCAACTTTGATTTGATATTTCATGATTTCCTGTTTCTCCACTTTTCGAGGTTCATGATAATTTTCTTCATTTAGCTTTTCATTTATCACAGACGCATTGgacactgtctgtgtgtctgtgtactttGTTGAACAGAAAAAGGTGAAATATGTTTAACATTCATTCTTGACCCTGGTCAGAGCAAAACGAAGGTCCTCCAATGAGATCAGCTGAAGCTTTTAACAATATATCTTGTCCTCTTAATAAAAATACTCTTGATGGACAGTCCAAGACACTTATTCATCTACACACATGTATGTTCATGGAGTCCAGTTCCTCAGCTCAGCTGGATCTCTGGGCTTCTTGAACTAGGACTTAGTTGGACTAAAGTGCTCTTGAAAAAAGCTCAGTCAGAAGAAagctcaagaaaaaaaaaaaaaagcacagctATTAACAAAAGTGCAATTTGTATCTGTATTAAAACTCCACCATAATCAAAAACATCAGATCAACAGGCAGCTCTGATGAGCAAAGGACTCAGGCTGTTGGTTGGTTTCCTGCTTGGTGCGATTTGTTTGAGCAGTGGTGAACAAAGCAACATAAAAAAGTTTGACACAAGTTATAGACATGTCCACTCTGGGTTTGTATCGGGTTCCAGTACAGGTCTCATTGCTCTTGTACACGCAACAACTGAAGtctgtttctacttgttctGAATAATTGAACAAATAGTCACAGTGACACATTCAGTGAGATCCTGGCTTCTTTCTCACAACAAAGATCCTGGCAATTCCCTGCGTTAAGTGGACATTGATCACCGAGAAGCTTGACTGGACAGATTTGAGAAAGATATAAGATGTAGCCCTCCCACCTCCCTGTTCCATTCCTTCATGTAGCCCTGACTGACCTTTGGCTTTCGGCCTCGTTTGCCTTTGACCTTCTTGACGGTTTTGACGGGCTTCTTGCTCTTTGAGCGCTCTTCCTGTTTCTCAGGGATGGATGACTGGTCCACTTTCACCCTGGCCCCCCTCTTCTTTGAGAGCAGCTCCGGGTGGATGCGAGGCAACACCCCTCCGTTTGATATGGTCACCCCCCGTAGAAGCTGACGGAGAAAAATATGTCAGAAATGAAAGCGGTGGACGGTGTACTTTCCCAACAACTCACATTCTTTTCTCTTGTAGATGTGAAATGACTGTTAACAACAGAGTTGGGACACTTCCACCTTCAGGAATTTTAGCTGCTACAACGTCTGTCAGGTGAAACGTTCACTATCACCATGCATTGGCCTCACACTCCAGGGGAAAGTTTCATTCACAGTAACATGAGAGGACACTACATTCATGATGATATAACAATAATGACATAATGAGAACTATTACCCATCATCATTTGTTATGGATGCACCATTTCATTCAAAgtcacaaaatataaaacacatgtgAAGTCACTTTATCAGCCACAGTTAGAGatcaggggtctcatttataaccgttgtcTACGCACACAACTGGGCCTGAAGCGTACTTCTCATGCAAAAGTTGGGATTCATAAAAGCAAACTTGACGGCACTATTTGCgcatttccacgcaaactctgacccatgcatacgaaacgttttggagacgggaaagtggcgacacagacgtgaggtggttaactgaagcagattattgatccacttcataatttacatttaaaccaACAGCTTTAGTTGTGCTCGCACAACATATCTGTCCCACACAAAccttttaattgaaaatatataaaaaacatttacagcaaattacgttcagattccattaaacagcagagttacagagccgagtcattaatagtttttataaaatcttctaacactgtgcgtgtatcatcaaatcactgcagtgaacgtgactgtgccatcaggcgcacagagcACAGAGAGCACAGAGCGACCttgagatcacttacaagaaatgaagacaaactattcactttccaaataatatcccaaaGTGGAGgttaggatccactgatgtgagggaatcggtccgatgctctaaataaataaatactgccgtgacactgCTGCGTGATTCTGCATGATTTGTGCACGTGActggaaggatgaggaagaagagaaggttcagcgatgtctgatcagctgatatagattCTACTGATCTGTGATCTCTGAGCCTAACTGAGTCCAGATTCACACAGATCGACCGACGGAACCGAACCttcaaggttgtttttttttgtcctccaCCTTTGAATTGGATcaatttttatttcatgctCCGTTCTTTCTATCgtactcactctcacacattgtattatctacagcagcagcagggtatcagtgtattttctttattagtgacatcactgctgtcccttcacctccacctcactaacaaacacctgtGCACAcgtacacttttagtatgaatccaaTGCAGTGTTTCATAAATGAGACCCCAGCTGATTAACACAAACAGCCTTATATGTGATGGCTGATCATGACCGAAACCGagctggacagaga
Proteins encoded in this window:
- the LOC128453757 gene encoding core histone macro-H2A.2; the encoded protein is MSARGGKKKATKLSRSSRAGVIFPVGRMMRYLRTGTHKYRIGMGAPVYMAAVIEYLAAEILELAGNAARDNKKGRITPRHIKLAVANDEELNQLLRGVTISNGGVLPRIHPELLSKKRGARVKVDQSSIPEKQEERSKSKKPVKTVKKVKGKRGRKPKSTDNDKESVPNSTAEDGPGDGFTILSAKSLFLGQKLSLTESEISKIGTIKVEGIINPTNAEMDLKDGVGNALEKAGGREFLDGVKELRKAQGPLEVTSVAVSQANGMAARFVIHCNVPQWGSEKCEDQLEKTVKNCLSAAEEKKLKSVAFPSLPAGRNGFPKQTAAQLILKAISNHFVSSTSSSLKNIYFVLFDSESIGIYLQEMAKLDAK